From Hymenobacter sediminicola:
GAAATTCGTAATTACCTGGGCACCAATGTAGCAGCGCTAGAAGACTTCATTGAGGCCAACCAGCGCACCGAAAAGGTGATGATAGTGGCCGGGCACTCGCCCGACTCGCTGGATGCCCACGACCGGCGCCTGGCCGACAAGCGGGTGCTGGCGCTACAGAAGTATTATAAAAACCGCGTCGATACGGATTCCTACCTGAACCGGGTGCGCGACATCGACTTCGAAACAGAAGCTTATCACCGGCGCTGGGACCTGTTTCTCAACAAGGTGCAACAATCGGCGCTGAAGCCCGCGCAGGTCGATTCGGTGCTGCTGCTCATCAACGATACGCCCGGCACCTATGCTCAGAAGGAAAAGAGCCTGCACAAGCTCTCCTACTTCGACTATCTGGAGCAGTACATCTACCCGGTGATGCGCTTCGGAACGGTGGCCGTGCAGTATTCGGCGCCCAAGCGCTACGATTCGGAAATCTATCTGCTCTCGAAAAAGATAGTAGAGAAGCAGCTGGAGGCCGATGCCCTGACGCCGGAGGAGCTGCGCTACTCGGCCACGCTCACGCCGCTGCTGGCCGAAAAGCAACGCATCTACGAAACCTCGGCCGCTACCACCGGCCGCTGGGAAGCCTACCACAATTTGGCCGTAGTGCTGCTGCTGCGTTCCGAAAAAGAGGTGAGCGACAAAGTGCGCCGGGCCTATCTGCGCCGCTCGGCCGTGAATTTTACGCTAGCCGCGCACCGCAACCCCACGGCTAACATGTTCTACCGCGTAGCCACGGCCTACCACCGCGCCGGCGATAAGCTGGAAGCCCTGCAGAACTACGACTACGCCATCAAGCTGGGCGGCCCGCGGCCCGTATTGGACAAGGTATTTGCTGATAAGGCAGCGCTGGAAATCGAAGTCGGGCAGTTGGATGATGCGCTGGGTAGCCTCAGCTATAGCTCCAAAAGCTACCAGAACACCATGAACCGGGCGCTTATCTACCTGCTCAAAGGCAACTACGAAGGCGCCACCAGCATCTACCAGGAAGCCCTTATCCTGAAGCCCAACGACCCGCTGGCCTACTACTGCCTGGCCGTAGTGGCCGCACGCCAGCAGGACGAAACCCAAATGGGCCAAAACCTGCGCCGCGCCGTGCAGCTCGACCGGAAGTTCGCCAGCCGCGCCGTCGAGGACCTAGAGTTTGCCGAATACGCTAAAGGGAAGGTATTTCTGGAGGTGTTGCGGTAGACAGCTCTTACCGGTGCAAAAGAGCGTTACTTATTTGAAGTGCTATGAAAACAAGAGCCTATTCCCTTCTGGCATCGGCAGCACTGTTTACTGGTTGCCTTTCTACTAAAGTACCTCCTACCGAGCCCGACAGTGCGCTACTGCTGCAGTTGAATAATCGGCAGCTTACTGTGACTTCATTGAGTTCTGCTATCCAGACCAACATTACCCGACAGGAGCAAAAAGGCGATACGCTGGTCCTGACGTATACAAAAGGTGCTTTTCTTCGCAATCCTTCAAATACGGTTGCCGTGGCTGAAAACATCCGGTATGTCAGGTGCGCAAATCAGGTATATAGAGTAGTAGCGGCGGCTGACGGCTTGCGGCTTGAGCCGTTGTAACTTGCCTTTTCCATTGTGAAGCCGCCTTTATTTGCCCGTCCCGGCTAGCCGTTGTAGCTTTACGCGCCGGCTGGCCCGGCTTTTTCATTCTGACTTTCG
This genomic window contains:
- a CDS encoding tetratricopeptide repeat protein, whose amino-acid sequence is MRSLSHLISPTLLLVVAGTLPGCTLPKMLKVAQSGQQVSVQPSVLESNGENVLFEVTARVPAKHLKKGAAYGLNLRYVYDNGLREDTLGRLSFVSGEYVYDEEKKDQLVLKKQLSFPYTPAKSPGELLALPEARELKAKGKRVKGKEFRVARGIVSTGQLVVRQDTAITLLVDNVDNNMSGTRVLPFFFDAGKAEIRNYLGTNVAALEDFIEANQRTEKVMIVAGHSPDSLDAHDRRLADKRVLALQKYYKNRVDTDSYLNRVRDIDFETEAYHRRWDLFLNKVQQSALKPAQVDSVLLLINDTPGTYAQKEKSLHKLSYFDYLEQYIYPVMRFGTVAVQYSAPKRYDSEIYLLSKKIVEKQLEADALTPEELRYSATLTPLLAEKQRIYETSAATTGRWEAYHNLAVVLLLRSEKEVSDKVRRAYLRRSAVNFTLAAHRNPTANMFYRVATAYHRAGDKLEALQNYDYAIKLGGPRPVLDKVFADKAALEIEVGQLDDALGSLSYSSKSYQNTMNRALIYLLKGNYEGATSIYQEALILKPNDPLAYYCLAVVAARQQDETQMGQNLRRAVQLDRKFASRAVEDLEFAEYAKGKVFLEVLR